One genomic segment of Cydia splendana chromosome 5, ilCydSple1.2, whole genome shotgun sequence includes these proteins:
- the LOC134790746 gene encoding WD repeat-containing protein 55 homolog translates to MTIEFRGFEKNSSDESGSDSSEEYVTDDDNDSTGNNDQDMSGNEAGELEIQEGDDDDDEGDEDEVVKAIKAEKNKPRDHPPTITCEDFIVDISFNPAKNLIALANIMGDVLLYEYNDNETKLVNTLELHLKACRDVEFDSEGTTMYTTAKDKAIMVTDVETGKLKKNYENVHDEPVYSMLCLDKNKIVTGDDAGTVKLWDMRKPDPIFSIKIGEEHVADMITNDARKYLVCAGGDGVLTSIDLKGSKIYSTSEDYDSELTCMGLFRSDTKLLVGSSKGKMYLFNWKEFGLHSDEYIGQKHSISCMIPITQNIVVTSGEDGVLRAAHMFPQRQLGIVGQHRLPVECLDISHDGCYIASCSHDNDVKFWNISYFETIDSIIDVTEKQNKKKDMSNNLPSSSVKNASDFFSGLA, encoded by the exons ATGACTATTGAGTTTCGAGGTTTTGAAAAGAATTCTTCAGACGAAAGCGGCAGTGATTCTAGCGAAGAATATGTTACGGATGATGATAACG ATAGCACAGGCAACAATGACCAAGACATGAGTGGTAATGAAGCTGGTGAGCTGGAAATACAAGaaggagatgatgatgatgatgaggggGATGAGGATGAAGTTGTTAAGGCGATAAAAGCTGAGAAAAATAAGCCACGAGATCATCCTCCTACCATAACCTGTGAGGACTTCATTGTAGACATTTCATTTAATCCTGCAAAAAATTTGATTGCTCTAGCCAATATTATGGGAGACGTCTTATTGTATGAGTACAATGATAATGAAACAAAACTTGTTAATACATTGGAATTGCATCTGAAAGCATGCAGAGATGTAGAATTTGATTCTGAAGGTACAACTATGTACACTACTGCAAAA GACAAGGCTATAATGGTAACAGATGTTGAAACAGGGAAATTGAAGAAAAACTATGAAAATGTACATGATGAACCTGTCTATTCTATGCTATGTTTAGACAAAAACAAAATTGTGACAG GGGATGATGCAGGTACTGTCAAACTGTGGGACATGAGAAAGCCTGATCCCATATTCAGTATAAAAATTGGTGAAGAACATGTAGCAGACATGATCACCAATGATGCACGGAAATATTTGGTGTGTGCTGGTGGAGATGGTGTATTGACCTCTATTGATCTAAAAGGAAG CAAAATTTACTCAACATCTGAAGATTACGATTCAGAGCTAACATGCATGGGACTGTTTCGTTCAGACACAAAGCTGCTAGTGGGCTCTTCTAAAGGAAAAATGTATTTGTTTAACTGGAAGGAATTTGGCTTGCACAGTGATGAGTATATTGGTCAAAAACACTCAATTTCTTGTATGATACCTATCACTCAAAACATTGTAGTGACCTCTGGTGAAGATGGAGTACTAAGAGCAGCTCATATGTTTCCTCAGAGACAATTAGGCATTGTAGGGCAGCATCGCCTACCTGTTGAGTGTTTAGATATAAGTCATGATGGCTGCTACATAGCCTCATGCTCACATGACAATGATGTCaagttttggaatatttcgtACTTTGAAACTATTGACTCCATTATTGATGTTACTGAAAAACAGAACAAGAAAAAAGACATGAGTAATAATTTACCATCTAGTAGTGTTAAAAATGCATCTGATTTTTTCTCTGGACTAGCCTAA